A stretch of the Capsicum annuum cultivar UCD-10X-F1 chromosome 8, UCD10Xv1.1, whole genome shotgun sequence genome encodes the following:
- the LOC107840302 gene encoding 2-hydroxyisoflavanone dehydratase-like — protein MAPHFPSHPHFPLLFLITICICMNSTYAGKALNLYPFFKVDANGTVHRYQEIKFVPPSNNPKTGVQSKDVTILPKKNVSARLYLPKISRKNQKFPLLFYIHGGGFCIESAFSPRYDSYLHMLTAQANVFVVSINYRLAPEHPIPACYHDSWDVMNWAARGKEPWLKQHANFSHVFLAGDSAGANIANNMMVRASEESHFVLSLVGMALVDPYFGNGKPDGLWTYICPKTNGIDDPRFNPAAHPKILSKLKCSKIYVFTAGKDNLRDRAWTYYETMKKIGWKGELRIKETEGEGHVFHLFNQTSKKAKDLMNTLVHFLV, from the coding sequence ATGGCACCACATTTTCCCTCTCATCCTCATTTTCCTTTACTATTTCTAATCACTATCTGCATATGTATGAATTCAACCTATGCAGGAAAAGCCCTCAATTTGTATCCATTTTTTAAAGTTGATGCTAATGGAACTGTTCATAGGTATCAAGAGATCAAGTTTGTCCCTCCATCAAACAATCCCAAAACAGGAGTTCAATCCAAAGACGTTACAATTTTGCCTAAAAAAAACGTATCAGCACGACTTTACCTGCCCAAAATCAGTCGAAAAAATCAGAaatttcctcttcttttttaCATCCACGGGGGAGGCTTTTGCATAGAGTCAGCATTTTCTCCCAGGTATGATAGTTACCTCCACATGCTAACAGCTCAGGCTAATGTATTCGTCGTATCAATTAATTACAGACTAGCTCCAGAGCATCCAATTCCAGCATGTTACCATGATTCATGGGATGTAATGAATTGGGCTGCACGAGGGAAAGAGCCCTGGCTGAAACAACATGCCAatttttcacatgttttcttagCTGGTGATAGTGCCGGAGCTAATATAGCTAACAACATGATGGTTCGTGCAAGTGAGGAAAGTCATTTTGTCCTGTCACTAGTGGGGATGGCACTAGTGGATCCATATTTTGGTAATGGTAAGCCTGATGGATTATGGACGTATATATGCCCGAAAACTAATGGGATTGATGATCCAAGATTCAATCCGGCAGCTCATCCGAAGATACTGTCGAAATTGAAATGCTCTAAGATTTATGTTTTTACTGCTGGTAAAGATAATTTGAGAGACAGAGCTTGGACTTATTACGAAACGATGAAGAAAATTGGGTGGAAAGGTGAATTGAGGATAAAAGAGACAGAAGGGGAGGGGCATGTCTTCCATTTATTTAATCAAACTTCTAAGAAAGCCAAGGACTTGATGAATACTCTGGTCCACTTCTTGGTCTAG
- the LOC124886709 gene encoding secreted RxLR effector protein 161-like → MKDDEEKHADSKLYRSLIGSFLYMTSTRPDMMFAASLLSQYMQCLSTKHFGAAKRVLRYITGTTDYGIWYRSVENRALIGYSDSDWGGCLDNYKSTYGYSFSFGSGIFSWSTKKQDIVAQSLAEAEYVAAASAINLGIWLRKILFELPEEPTVIYVDKKSAITMAENPV, encoded by the coding sequence ATGAAGGATGATGAAGAAAAGCATGCAGATTCAAAACTTTATAGGAGTCTTATTGGAAGCTTCTTATATATGACTTCTACCAGGCCAGATATGATGTTTGCTGCTAGTCTACTGTCCCAATATATGCAATGTCTTAGCACCAAGCATTTTGGAGCTGCTAAAAGGGTGTTAAGGTATATTACAGGGACAACTGATTATGGCATTTGGTACAGAAGTGTGGAGAATAGAGCTCTTATTGGCTATTCAGATAGTGATTGGGGTGGATGTTTGGACAATTACAAAAGCACATATGGTTACTCTTTTTCATTTGGTTCAGGCATTTTTTCTTGGAGCACAAAGAAGCAGGATATCGTAGCTCAATCTTTAGCTGAAGCCGAGTATGTGGCTGCTGCATCTGCTATAAATCTAGGAATTTGGTTGAGGAAAATCTTGTTTGAATTGCCAGAAGAACCAACAGTGATCTATGTGGACAAAAAATCAGCCATTACTATGGCTGAAAATCCAGTGTGA